A genomic region of Amphiura filiformis chromosome 6, Afil_fr2py, whole genome shotgun sequence contains the following coding sequences:
- the LOC140154641 gene encoding uncharacterized protein: protein MVETVMPEHWKATFLNESETPETLVFFGVDEMPVPPGHVKIRIDSIPLCDIDTPPQPHSCDMPDVGGVSEIQCLGTVEAIDESDGTDSGVSVGDEVIGFGQIALASHVICDSNLVVPNTQDIDCNSLIPLVTAYYSLLQRARISWNETLLISSDNVPLCLAALEIAKYIKCQVICIAGDSQNEGFLKERVGVQHVIQISNSSFLESVFGWTNNNGVDVVFLSSPDPNYEKILSVLSSEGRLCEVSRETVLQIAGITSNSLMGNKVFHSCQIGVLLQHQPERFRSIVLQVMALLKQHQIDPVPQIECPIEDFLTSYDVKKANQAEQVVLEIPHEFNPLDHVDLQPSPEQFSAKASYVVTAAHTSLALSLARWLYQLGARSIVLISHDEFPTSSKQTQKVLRNHDVEVREYIANLGDEGAAKEVLDDIRSTSAKPIKGVFHLDTVIYDDNPFEIDARRASKIISATVARARNLHTLTKRDNLDIFVMLSSINSVVGIPSKPLFSAVSAYLDALAEERNAQGLPALSVQVGPIRCMGTIFGVSETESYQMHFDRRQKLIHVDDFLQALGLLLRKPDQPVVCFGAQDQEWGAMKQMCVNSAIKFRHLAKGSKVTKEKPRSATMNKRQIEHVIKSKMAELLCMRKEAIDVKRPMTAYGVDSLIAMEIANWASDPTQLGLVISQFDILDGMTIATLLNKAISS, encoded by the exons ATGGTTGAAACTGTAATGCCTGAACATTGGAAGGCTACGTTCCTAAATGAATCGGAAACTCCAGAAACATTGGTGTTCTTTGGTGTGGATGAAATGCCAGTTCCACCAGGTCATGTGAAGATCAGAATTGATTCAATACCGCTGTGTGACATAGATACGCCACCACAGCCCCATTCATGTGATATGCCAGATGTTGGAGGTGTTTCGGAAATTCAGTGTCTCGGTACAGTTGAGGCTATTGACGAAAGTGACGGTACGGATTCAGGTGTAAGTGTCGGTGATGAAGTTATAGGCTTTGGGCAGATAGCTTTAGCTTCCCATGTTATCTGTGATAGCAATCTAGTCGTACCAAATACCCAAGATATAGACTGTAATAGTCTAATCCCACTTGTTACGGCTTATTATAGTCTTCTTCAGCGGGCAAGAATCTCATGGAATGAAACCCTCCTCATCAGTTCTGATAACGTCCCTCTTTGCTTAGCAGCACTAGAGATTGCAAAGTACATCAAATGTCAGGTCATTTGCATTGCAGGAGATTCTCAAAATGAAGGCTTCCTGAAGGAAAGAGTTGGCGTTCAACATGTGATTCAAATTTCAAATAGTTCCTTCTTAGAATCTGTTTTTGGATGGACCAACAACAACGGAGTCGATGTTGTTTTTCTGTCATCGCCTGATCCAAATTACGAGAAAATTCTGTCTGTTCTGTCTTCTGAGGGACGGTTGTGTGAAGTTTCTAGAGAAACGGTTCTGCAGATTGCTGGTATTACATCCAATTCCCTAATGGGGAATAAAGTATTCCATTCCTGTCAGATTGGGGTTCTTTTGCAACATCAGCCGGAACGATTCCGTAGTATTGTACTCCAAGTTATGGCTCTTCTCAAGCAACACCAGATCGACCCAGTACCGCAGATAGAATGCCCAATTGAAGACTTTCTAACTTCTTATGATGTGAAGAAAGCAAATCAAGCAGAACAGGTGGTGCTAGAGATTCCCCATGAGTTTAATCCATTAGATCATGTAGACCTTCAACCTTCACCAGAACAGTTTTCTGCAAAGGCATCGTATGTAGTCACTGCTGCCCATACAAGCTTAGCGCTATCATTAGCTAGGTGGTTATATCAACTTGGAGCTAGAAGTATCGTCCTTATATCTCACGATGAATTCCCAACTTCCTCCAAACAGACGCAGAAGGTTTTGCGTAATCATGATGTTGAAGTACGAGAATACATAGCAAATCTAGGGGATGAAGGCGCGGCAAAAGAAGTTCTAGATGACATCCGATCAACTTCAGCAAAACCAATAAAAGGAGTATTTCATCTTGATACTGTTATTTATGATGACAATCCCTTTGAAATCGATGCGCGACGAGCGAGCAAAATAATCAGTGCTACAGTAGCGAGAGCACGAAACTTGCATACGCTAACAAAGCGAGACAATCTGGACATATTTGTCATGCTTTCTTCCATCAACTCTGTCGTTGGTATTCCGTCCAAACCCCTTTTCTCGGCGGTCAGTGCTTATCTTGACGCTCTTGCTGAGGAACGCAATGCCCAGGGTTTACCAGCACTCTCTGTACAGGTGGGTCCGATAAGATGTATGGGTACAATTTTTGGTGTGTCGGAGACAGAATCGTATCAAATGCACTTTGATAGACGCCAAAAGCTCATCCACGTAGATGATTTCCTCCAAGCTTTGGGTTTGCTACTAAGGAAACCAGATCAGCCAGTGGTGTGTTTTGGAGCTCAGGATCAG GAATGGGGAGCCATGAAGCAGATGTGTGTCAACTCTGCAATCAAGTTTCGTCATTTGGCAAAAGGTAGTAAAGTGACCAAGGAGAAACCCAGGAGTGCAACAATGAACAAACGACAGATAGAACATGtaatcaaatccaaaatggcggaacTACTGTGCATGCGCAAAGAGGCAATAGATGTAAAGCGACCAATGACAGCATATGGTGTGGATTCTTTGATTGCCATGGAGATCGCCAATTGGGCATCCGATCCAACGCAGCTTGGACTGGTTATATCGCAATTTGATATACTAGATGGAATGACGATTGCTACTCTGCTAAACAAAGCTATAAGTTCTTAG